A genomic region of Lachnoclostridium edouardi contains the following coding sequences:
- the purN gene encoding phosphoribosylglycinamide formyltransferase encodes MLRIGVMVSGGGTNLQAILDAIDQGRITNAKVEVVISNNPGAYALERAKAHNIEAVCLSPKSYSDRAAFNQAFLDKVNEYHLDLIVLAGFLVTIPEEMIKEYRNKIINIHPSLIPSFCGVGYYGLKVHEAALKRGVKITGATVHYVDEGVDSGPIILQKAVEVLDKDTPEILQRRVMEQAEWVILPQAIQMIANQ; translated from the coding sequence ATGCTGAGAATCGGTGTAATGGTTTCAGGCGGAGGCACGAATCTTCAGGCGATTTTAGATGCAATAGATCAGGGCAGGATAACAAATGCCAAGGTGGAGGTCGTAATCAGCAATAATCCTGGGGCTTATGCTTTAGAGCGGGCAAAGGCCCATAATATTGAGGCAGTGTGCCTGTCCCCTAAGTCTTATTCTGACAGAGCTGCTTTTAATCAGGCATTTTTGGATAAGGTAAATGAATATCATCTGGACTTAATTGTGCTGGCCGGATTTTTAGTAACCATTCCTGAAGAAATGATTAAAGAATATAGAAATAAGATTATTAATATTCATCCTTCACTGATCCCTTCCTTCTGCGGGGTTGGGTATTATGGGCTGAAGGTGCATGAAGCGGCCTTAAAAAGAGGAGTAAAGATAACAGGAGCTACTGTTCACTATGTGGACGAGGGAGTGGATTCTGGTCCGATTATTCTTCAAAAAGCAGTTGAGGTGCTGGATAAAGATACCCCTGAGATACTTCAAAGACGTGTGATGGAGCAGGCAGAATGGGTAATTCTGCCTCAGGCGATTCAAATGATTGCAAACCAATAG
- the purM gene encoding phosphoribosylformylglycinamidine cyclo-ligase: MDYKKAGVDIEAGYKSVELMKKHVQATMRPEVLGGIGGFSGAFSMAAFKDMEKPTLVSGTDGVGTKLKLAFIMDKHNTVGIDCVAMCVNDIACAGGEPLFFLDYIACGKNFPEKIADIVGGVAEGCKQAGAALIGGETAEMPGFYPEDEYDLAGFSVGVVDEKDLITGKDLKAGDVLIGMASSGVHSNGFSLVRKVFEKEMTKEGLNTYYEELGATLGEALIAPTKIYVKALKSIKDAGVRIKACSHITGGGFYENVPRMMKEGTRAVIKKDSYQVPPIFRLMAEKGQIEEEMMYNTYNMGIGMIVAVDPADVEKAVEGIKAADETPYVIGAVEEGEKGVTLC, encoded by the coding sequence ATGGATTACAAGAAAGCCGGAGTAGATATTGAAGCAGGTTACAAGTCAGTTGAATTAATGAAAAAGCATGTGCAGGCCACTATGAGACCTGAAGTTTTAGGAGGCATCGGAGGATTTTCCGGAGCATTTTCCATGGCGGCATTTAAAGATATGGAGAAACCAACCTTAGTATCCGGAACAGACGGAGTGGGAACAAAGCTGAAATTGGCGTTTATTATGGACAAGCACAATACAGTGGGAATCGACTGTGTAGCTATGTGTGTAAACGATATTGCATGTGCAGGCGGAGAACCATTATTTTTCCTGGATTATATTGCCTGCGGCAAAAATTTTCCTGAGAAAATCGCTGATATTGTAGGCGGTGTGGCGGAAGGCTGCAAACAGGCAGGAGCTGCCTTAATCGGCGGGGAGACGGCGGAGATGCCTGGCTTTTATCCAGAGGATGAATACGATTTAGCCGGATTTTCTGTAGGCGTTGTAGATGAAAAGGACCTGATTACAGGAAAAGATTTAAAGGCTGGGGACGTTTTAATTGGAATGGCTTCCTCAGGCGTTCACAGCAACGGATTTTCCCTTGTAAGAAAGGTATTTGAAAAGGAAATGACAAAAGAGGGCCTTAATACATATTATGAGGAGCTGGGCGCTACTTTGGGAGAGGCCTTAATTGCTCCTACAAAAATTTATGTAAAAGCTCTTAAATCCATTAAGGACGCAGGGGTGAGGATTAAAGCCTGCAGCCACATTACAGGCGGCGGCTTCTATGAAAATGTTCCTCGTATGATGAAAGAGGGAACAAGGGCTGTCATTAAAAAAGACAGCTATCAGGTGCCTCCGATTTTCCGTCTGATGGCAGAAAAGGGGCAGATTGAAGAAGAAATGATGTATAATACCTACAATATGGGAATCGGCATGATTGTAGCAGTAGATCCTGCAGATGTGGAAAAAGCAGTGGAAGGGATTAAAGCTGCCGACGAAACTCCATATGTAATCGGCGCAGTGGAAGAAGGCGAAAAAGGAGTGACATTATGCTGA
- the purE gene encoding 5-(carboxyamino)imidazole ribonucleotide mutase: MAKVGIVMGSDSDMPVMAQAAAILEKLGIDFEMTVISAHREPDVFFEYAKSAESKGFKVIIAGAGKAAHLPGMCAALFPMPVIGIPMKTSDLGGVDSLYSIVQMPSGIPVATVAINGGANAGILAAKILATSDGEILEKLKNYSEEMKNDVVKKAEKLDEIGYKAYLEQMKK; this comes from the coding sequence ATGGCAAAAGTTGGTATTGTTATGGGAAGTGATTCTGATATGCCTGTAATGGCACAGGCGGCGGCAATTTTGGAGAAGCTGGGAATTGATTTTGAAATGACTGTTATTTCTGCACACAGAGAGCCGGATGTATTTTTTGAATATGCAAAATCTGCTGAAAGTAAAGGTTTTAAGGTGATTATTGCCGGAGCCGGAAAGGCAGCTCATCTGCCTGGAATGTGCGCGGCGTTATTCCCAATGCCTGTAATCGGCATTCCTATGAAAACCTCTGACTTGGGAGGCGTTGATTCTCTGTACTCTATCGTGCAGATGCCCTCTGGAATTCCTGTTGCAACAGTAGCGATTAACGGCGGGGCAAACGCAGGTATTTTAGCGGCTAAGATTCTGGCCACATCAGATGGAGAGATATTAGAGAAGCTGAAAAATTATTCTGAAGAAATGAAAAATGATGTTGTGAAAAAGGCTGAGAAGCTGGATGAAATAGGATATAAGGCATATCTGGAGCAGATGAAAAAGTAA
- a CDS encoding aminopeptidase, which yields MDYRKLMKEENESASERFWLSMSRIREIRTEEEIPAPFCKYFQKVAGFLVMLGDLFNELELEKPGDKTFNELEKRNQILYQDILPANYENSYGNPAFAAERLGEGYGQLLSFLYAELRGEIVYAYEGRLKDMAAYNELFLEVYSLFTMAAWEKRLPSVQDIKEALYWHISDYCDQTVVYRIRECLDPSLSFATDIIREADFSDIRYLYYFGEYISDQELKTAEFLGSLPQETIDKMADTYTEGYRKGFEVMGRDLSKKETVVIRYELGFERMIKKAIENFEALGLKVILYRSPVSAVNKNPGRNAGYFSLGPNKQYVYDHRFDSSIFLNKAFKDRKLDMIKVAYEKYKDLAKKYAGPAVVETFGQKEFVPVNKKEALKFTEKQEKLSVAMAGESARISQNYVPGDETSFTIIAFPVPEIGKDFKEIFKETIEINTLDYEKYKVIQQKIIDILDQAKEVEIKGRGENCTNITVALHQIQNPDRETNFENCVADVNIPLGEVFTSPVLKGTNGTLHVSSVYIGDIMFKNLKLVFKDGMVTDYFCENFSDPEENKGLIRQVIMKNHNLLPMGEFAVGTNTVAYAMAEKFRIIEKLPILIVEKMGPHFAVGDTCYSWAEDSPVYNPNGKEVIARDNEISLLRKEDPGKAYFSCHTDITIPYRELDSIYAVTSSGEKLPVILEGRFAAEGLEELNRPFAGLEKNS from the coding sequence GTGGATTACAGAAAATTAATGAAAGAAGAAAATGAAAGCGCGTCAGAGCGCTTTTGGCTGTCAATGAGCAGAATCAGAGAAATTCGGACAGAGGAGGAAATTCCTGCGCCTTTTTGTAAATATTTTCAAAAGGTGGCAGGATTTCTTGTTATGTTGGGAGATCTTTTTAATGAACTGGAGCTTGAAAAGCCAGGGGATAAAACTTTTAATGAGCTGGAAAAAAGAAATCAGATTCTTTACCAGGATATTTTGCCTGCAAACTATGAAAATAGCTATGGAAACCCGGCTTTTGCAGCAGAGCGGCTGGGAGAGGGCTATGGCCAGCTGCTGTCATTTTTATATGCAGAGCTGAGAGGGGAAATTGTTTATGCCTACGAGGGAAGATTAAAAGATATGGCGGCGTATAACGAGCTGTTTTTGGAGGTTTACAGCTTATTTACTATGGCGGCCTGGGAAAAACGTCTGCCCTCTGTTCAGGATATTAAGGAAGCTTTATACTGGCATATTAGTGATTACTGCGACCAGACAGTAGTTTACAGAATCAGGGAATGTCTGGACCCCTCCCTGTCATTTGCAACAGATATTATCAGGGAAGCGGACTTTTCAGACATCAGGTATTTATATTATTTTGGAGAATATATTTCAGACCAGGAGCTTAAAACAGCAGAGTTTTTAGGAAGCCTTCCCCAGGAAACCATTGACAAAATGGCGGACACATATACAGAAGGATACAGAAAAGGCTTTGAAGTTATGGGCCGCGACCTTTCTAAAAAGGAAACAGTAGTGATTCGCTATGAGCTGGGTTTTGAGAGAATGATAAAAAAAGCCATAGAGAATTTTGAAGCATTAGGCTTAAAAGTGATTTTATACAGAAGCCCAGTAAGCGCAGTTAATAAAAATCCGGGGAGAAACGCAGGATACTTTAGCTTGGGCCCTAACAAGCAGTACGTTTATGACCACAGATTTGACAGCAGCATTTTCTTAAATAAGGCATTTAAGGACAGGAAGCTGGATATGATTAAGGTGGCCTATGAAAAGTATAAGGACTTGGCGAAAAAGTATGCAGGCCCTGCGGTGGTGGAGACTTTTGGACAGAAGGAATTTGTTCCTGTAAATAAAAAGGAAGCTTTAAAGTTTACTGAAAAGCAGGAAAAGCTTTCAGTGGCCATGGCCGGGGAGTCTGCGAGAATCAGTCAGAATTATGTGCCTGGAGACGAAACCAGCTTTACAATTATTGCTTTTCCTGTGCCTGAAATCGGAAAAGATTTTAAGGAAATCTTTAAGGAAACCATTGAAATTAATACTTTAGATTATGAAAAATATAAAGTGATTCAGCAGAAAATCATTGATATTTTAGACCAGGCCAAGGAGGTGGAAATTAAGGGAAGAGGGGAAAACTGTACAAATATTACAGTGGCTCTCCACCAGATTCAAAATCCTGACAGGGAAACTAATTTTGAAAATTGTGTGGCTGATGTAAATATTCCTTTAGGGGAAGTGTTTACCTCCCCTGTTTTAAAAGGCACAAATGGAACTCTGCACGTTAGCAGCGTTTATATTGGCGACATTATGTTTAAAAATCTGAAGCTGGTTTTTAAGGACGGAATGGTAACTGATTATTTCTGTGAAAACTTTTCTGACCCTGAGGAAAATAAAGGCCTGATACGTCAGGTTATTATGAAAAACCACAATTTGCTGCCTATGGGAGAGTTTGCAGTAGGGACTAATACTGTGGCTTATGCTATGGCTGAAAAATTTAGGATTATTGAAAAACTGCCTATTTTAATTGTGGAGAAAATGGGCCCCCATTTTGCCGTGGGAGATACATGCTACAGCTGGGCCGAGGATTCTCCGGTATATAATCCTAATGGAAAAGAAGTAATTGCCAGGGATAATGAAATTTCTCTGTTAAGGAAGGAGGACCCTGGAAAAGCTTATTTCAGCTGCCACACAGATATTACGATTCCCTATAGGGAGCTGGATTCTATTTATGCAGTTACAAGCTCCGGAGAAAAGCTTCCTGTGATTTTAGAAGGCAGATTTGCGGCAGAGGGGCTGGAGGAGTTAAACAGGCCCTTTGCCGGTTTAGAAAAGAATAGCTAG
- a CDS encoding VanZ family protein — MIRNTTKKQKLGWVLLILYLILLVYLMFFAESFGRSPEARDEYAYNLELFKEIRRFYIYREQLGMKAFFLNIFGNVIGFMPGGFFLPVVSRRSRRWYNTVLLCFCLSLSIETVQLIWKVGSFDVDDLFLNTLGGLIGYICYRIVQTIRIRRRKHYESAK; from the coding sequence ATGATCAGAAATACGACGAAGAAACAGAAATTAGGCTGGGTTTTGCTGATTCTTTATTTGATTCTTCTTGTATATTTAATGTTTTTCGCCGAATCCTTTGGCAGGTCGCCGGAGGCCAGGGATGAGTATGCATATAATCTGGAGCTGTTTAAAGAAATCCGCAGATTTTATATTTACAGAGAGCAGCTGGGGATGAAAGCATTTTTCCTGAATATTTTTGGAAATGTTATTGGTTTTATGCCGGGAGGATTTTTCCTCCCGGTTGTCAGCAGAAGGAGCAGGCGATGGTACAACACAGTGCTTTTGTGCTTCTGTCTCAGTTTGTCTATAGAAACTGTTCAGCTGATATGGAAGGTAGGCAGTTTTGACGTAGACGACCTGTTTTTAAATACTCTAGGCGGTTTGATTGGATATATATGCTACAGAATTGTTCAGACCATAAGAATCAGAAGGAGGAAACATTATGAAAGTGCGAAATAA
- the pyrE gene encoding orotate phosphoribosyltransferase gives MEQYKQEFIEFMIDCQVLKFGDFVTKSGRRTPFFVNTGFYRTGAQLRKLGEYYAKAIAGTFGTDFDVLFGPAYKGIPLTVATSMALSEHYDADIKYCSNRKEVKDHGDKGILLGSPISDGDKVVIIEDVTTAGTSINETLPIIRAQGNVDVMGLVVSVDRMERGQGEKSALTEIQENFGFKTTAIVTMAEVVEHLYNRAYKGKVIIDDSLMAAISAYYEQYGVK, from the coding sequence ATGGAACAATACAAGCAGGAATTTATTGAATTTATGATTGACTGTCAGGTGCTGAAGTTTGGCGATTTTGTGACAAAAAGCGGAAGAAGGACCCCGTTTTTTGTAAACACAGGATTTTACCGCACAGGCGCTCAGCTGAGAAAGCTGGGAGAGTATTATGCAAAGGCGATTGCAGGCACCTTTGGAACAGATTTTGACGTGCTGTTTGGGCCTGCATATAAGGGAATTCCTTTAACTGTAGCTACTAGTATGGCTCTCAGCGAACACTACGATGCAGATATTAAATACTGCTCTAACAGAAAAGAAGTAAAGGACCACGGAGATAAGGGAATTCTTTTAGGAAGTCCTATTAGCGACGGGGATAAGGTAGTGATTATTGAGGACGTTACTACTGCCGGAACATCCATTAATGAAACTTTGCCTATTATCCGCGCTCAGGGAAATGTGGATGTGATGGGACTTGTGGTTTCTGTGGACAGAATGGAGCGGGGACAGGGAGAAAAATCCGCTCTTACAGAAATCCAGGAAAACTTTGGATTTAAGACAACTGCTATTGTAACTATGGCGGAAGTAGTGGAACACCTTTACAATAGAGCGTACAAAGGTAAAGTTATTATTGACGACAGCCTGATGGCTGCAATTAGCGCATATTATGAGCAATATGGCGTAAAATAG
- a CDS encoding dihydroorotate dehydrogenase yields MNTKVNLAGVELKNPVMTASGTFGSGMEYGEMVDLNKLGAVVTKGVANVPWSGNPTPRIAEVYGGMMNAIGLQNPGIHVFLERDMPYLEQFDTKIIVNVCGKTTEDYIDVVERLSDTKAALLEINVSCPNVKEGGIAFGQEPKALEAITKEVKKHAAQPIIMKLSPNVTDIVEMAKAAEAGGADILSLINTITGMKIDIHKRSFAIANKTGGMSGPAIKPVAVRMVYQVANAVKLPIIGMGGIMTAEDAIEFILAGATAVSVGTANFHNPYVTEEIVKGIEDYMRKYNTEDIQDLIGAVK; encoded by the coding sequence ATGAATACAAAAGTAAACTTGGCAGGAGTGGAACTTAAAAACCCTGTAATGACAGCTTCAGGCACCTTTGGCTCTGGTATGGAATATGGGGAAATGGTGGATTTAAATAAGCTGGGAGCAGTTGTGACAAAAGGCGTGGCAAATGTGCCCTGGTCGGGAAACCCAACTCCCAGAATTGCAGAGGTTTACGGCGGGATGATGAATGCCATTGGCCTGCAGAATCCTGGAATCCACGTTTTCTTAGAAAGAGATATGCCTTATCTGGAGCAGTTTGATACAAAGATTATTGTAAATGTGTGCGGCAAAACTACAGAGGATTATATTGACGTAGTAGAACGATTGTCTGACACAAAGGCAGCTCTTTTAGAAATAAATGTGTCCTGCCCTAATGTAAAAGAGGGGGGAATTGCCTTTGGACAGGAGCCGAAAGCTTTAGAGGCAATTACAAAAGAGGTGAAGAAACACGCCGCCCAGCCTATTATTATGAAGCTTAGCCCTAATGTGACAGATATTGTGGAGATGGCTAAGGCTGCAGAGGCGGGAGGAGCCGATATTTTGTCCCTGATTAATACGATTACAGGCATGAAAATAGATATTCATAAAAGAAGCTTTGCCATTGCCAACAAAACAGGAGGCATGTCAGGGCCTGCAATTAAGCCTGTGGCTGTGCGCATGGTATATCAGGTGGCAAATGCGGTTAAACTTCCAATAATCGGCATGGGGGGAATTATGACGGCTGAGGACGCCATTGAGTTTATTTTGGCGGGAGCCACGGCTGTTTCTGTGGGAACAGCTAATTTCCACAATCCTTATGTTACTGAGGAGATTGTAAAGGGAATTGAAGATTACATGAGAAAATATAATACAGAAGATATTCAGGACCTGATCGGTGCTGTAAAATAG
- a CDS encoding dihydroorotate dehydrogenase electron transfer subunit: protein MAQVKIMAEVKSQEQLTEDVFSMWLKAPGIAEKVVPGQFISVYTKDKSKLLPRPISICQVEKDQGCLRIVYRVVGGGTEEFSKYKAGEEVSIMGPLGNGFPLKQKKAFLIGGGIGIPPMLELARNLDCEKTMVLGYRDVLFLNEEFAPYGQVYVATEDGSAGTKGNVLDAVRENGLEADIIYACGPTPMLRAIKAYAEEKGIECYISLEEKMACGIGACLACVCKSKEVDHHTHVHNKRICKDGPVFAAQEVEL from the coding sequence ATGGCACAGGTAAAAATCATGGCAGAAGTGAAAAGCCAGGAACAGCTGACAGAGGATGTGTTCAGCATGTGGCTGAAAGCCCCTGGGATTGCAGAAAAAGTAGTTCCGGGACAGTTTATTTCTGTGTATACAAAGGATAAAAGCAAGCTGCTTCCAAGACCTATCAGCATCTGCCAGGTAGAGAAGGACCAGGGCTGCCTGCGGATTGTATACCGTGTAGTGGGGGGAGGAACAGAAGAGTTTTCCAAGTACAAGGCCGGTGAAGAGGTAAGTATTATGGGGCCTTTAGGCAACGGATTTCCTTTAAAACAAAAAAAGGCATTTTTAATCGGCGGCGGAATCGGCATCCCTCCAATGCTAGAGCTGGCCAGAAATCTGGACTGTGAAAAAACTATGGTGTTGGGATACAGAGACGTATTATTTTTAAATGAGGAATTCGCTCCCTACGGTCAGGTTTATGTTGCCACAGAGGACGGAAGCGCAGGAACAAAAGGCAATGTTTTGGATGCTGTCAGAGAAAACGGCCTGGAGGCAGATATTATTTACGCCTGCGGTCCAACTCCTATGCTTCGCGCCATTAAAGCATATGCAGAGGAAAAAGGAATAGAGTGCTACATTTCGCTGGAAGAAAAAATGGCCTGCGGAATCGGAGCCTGTCTGGCATGTGTCTGTAAATCAAAAGAGGTGGATCACCACACCCATGTGCACAATAAGAGAATCTGCAAGGACGGACCTGTCTTTGCAGCACAGGAGGTAGAGCTGTGA
- the pyrF gene encoding orotidine-5'-phosphate decarboxylase, with product MINQLIQKIEKTKAPVCVGLDPMLGYIPEQVTAKAFREFGETLEGAAEAIWQFNKEIIDCTYDLIPAVKPQIAMYEQFGIEGLMAYKKTVDYCQEKGLIVIGDAKRGDIGSTSAAYAVGHLGTVQVGSKTLLGFHTDMLTVNPYLGTDGVKPFVDVCKESDKGIFVLVKTSNPSSGEFQDQLIDGKPLYQLVAEKVVAWGSEVMEGNYSNVGAVVGATYPEMSRVLRKLMPNTYFLVPGYGAQGGTAEDLKYCFNEDGLGAIVNSSRGIIAAYKKAPYDKFGPEHFGEASRQAVVDMVADISRVL from the coding sequence ATGATTAACCAATTAATACAGAAGATTGAAAAAACAAAAGCTCCTGTCTGCGTAGGACTGGACCCAATGCTTGGCTATATTCCGGAGCAGGTGACAGCAAAGGCTTTCCGTGAGTTTGGAGAGACTCTGGAGGGAGCTGCAGAGGCAATCTGGCAGTTTAATAAAGAGATTATTGATTGTACTTATGACTTAATTCCAGCTGTAAAGCCTCAGATTGCCATGTATGAGCAGTTTGGCATCGAAGGCTTAATGGCTTATAAGAAGACTGTTGATTACTGCCAGGAAAAGGGCTTAATTGTAATTGGAGATGCAAAAAGAGGAGATATTGGCTCTACATCTGCAGCTTACGCTGTAGGTCACTTGGGAACTGTTCAGGTAGGCTCTAAAACTCTGTTAGGCTTTCACACAGACATGCTTACAGTAAACCCATATTTGGGAACTGACGGAGTAAAGCCTTTTGTGGATGTATGTAAGGAAAGCGATAAAGGCATTTTTGTGCTGGTGAAAACCTCTAATCCATCCAGCGGAGAGTTTCAGGATCAGTTAATAGACGGAAAGCCTTTATATCAGCTGGTGGCAGAAAAGGTGGTTGCGTGGGGCTCTGAAGTGATGGAGGGAAACTACAGCAATGTGGGAGCCGTTGTAGGCGCCACTTACCCGGAGATGAGCAGGGTGCTGAGAAAGCTTATGCCTAATACATATTTCCTGGTTCCGGGATACGGAGCGCAGGGAGGCACTGCCGAGGACTTAAAATACTGCTTTAATGAGGACGGACTGGGAGCTATTGTAAATTCCTCCAGAGGAATTATTGCAGCTTATAAGAAAGCTCCTTACGACAAGTTTGGCCCGGAGCACTTTGGAGAGGCCTCCAGACAGGCAGTTGTTGACATGGTTGCAGATATTAGCAGGGTACTATAG
- a CDS encoding nitroreductase family protein: MNLYEAIRKRQSVRLYEEKEIPENLLAAIRLFGQRLSLTESQIKTEIKIVCRKNTDPKLKGMWKVHAPYYLIFYSEKAYGYERNAGYVLEQISLYMTSRGLGSCFLGGCHAAELSVEGMEQIMVMAFGYAEGELYRGQELAKRLSLTDICLFPEGKEASAEVKWIINAARLAPSSLNSQPWRMVVKKDKIYLFARGDKIPFPGSARLREINMGIVLAHIVLAAEEQWIATEIITEKKLEEKKYKGGSYICTVKLG; this comes from the coding sequence ATGAACCTATATGAGGCAATCAGAAAAAGGCAGTCTGTGCGGTTATATGAAGAGAAAGAAATACCGGAAAATCTTTTGGCGGCAATCAGGCTGTTTGGACAGAGATTATCATTGACGGAATCACAGATTAAGACGGAAATTAAGATTGTCTGCAGAAAGAATACAGACCCTAAATTAAAGGGGATGTGGAAGGTTCATGCCCCTTACTATTTGATTTTTTATTCAGAAAAGGCATATGGCTATGAAAGAAACGCCGGATATGTGCTGGAGCAGATTTCTCTTTATATGACTTCCAGAGGTCTTGGCAGCTGTTTCTTAGGAGGATGCCACGCGGCGGAATTATCTGTAGAGGGAATGGAGCAGATTATGGTAATGGCCTTCGGATATGCGGAGGGAGAGCTGTACAGGGGACAGGAGCTGGCGAAAAGGCTTTCCTTAACTGATATTTGTTTGTTCCCAGAGGGAAAAGAGGCGTCGGCAGAAGTAAAATGGATTATAAACGCCGCCAGGCTGGCCCCCTCGTCCTTGAATTCTCAGCCATGGCGTATGGTAGTAAAAAAAGATAAAATATATTTATTTGCCAGAGGAGATAAAATTCCGTTTCCCGGTTCAGCCAGATTAAGGGAGATCAACATGGGAATCGTGCTGGCTCATATTGTGCTGGCTGCTGAGGAGCAGTGGATTGCCACGGAAATTATTACTGAGAAAAAGCTGGAGGAGAAAAAGTATAAGGGCGGCTCTTATATATGTACTGTTAAGCTGGGATAG
- a CDS encoding LrgB family protein, whose translation MKEALAGSLYFGFVLSILGFQAGAWLKKKTGWAIFNPLLVAVVIIIPLLKVTNISYEEYNAGAKYISYFLTPATVCLAIPLYKQLHLLKKHSAAVAGGILSGVLANAISIFSLCAVFRLGHVQYVTLLPKSITTAIGMGVSEEAGGIVTLTVASIVITGITGSVLAEFIFKIFKISHPISKGLALGTSAHAIGTSKALELGEIEGAMSSLSIAVAGLLTVAVVPIIANWI comes from the coding sequence ATGAAAGAGGCTTTAGCAGGTTCCCTGTATTTTGGATTTGTGCTGAGTATACTGGGATTTCAGGCAGGAGCATGGCTGAAGAAGAAAACAGGGTGGGCCATATTTAATCCTTTGTTAGTGGCAGTTGTGATTATTATTCCTCTGCTGAAAGTTACCAATATTTCATATGAAGAATATAATGCAGGAGCAAAATACATCAGCTACTTTTTAACTCCCGCTACAGTCTGTCTGGCGATCCCTTTGTATAAACAGCTTCATTTGCTGAAAAAACACAGCGCCGCAGTGGCGGGAGGGATTTTGTCAGGGGTGCTGGCCAATGCAATCAGTATTTTTTCACTGTGCGCAGTTTTCCGCCTGGGCCATGTTCAGTATGTGACCCTTCTTCCCAAGTCAATTACCACGGCCATCGGTATGGGAGTCAGTGAGGAAGCGGGGGGAATCGTAACTTTAACAGTGGCAAGCATTGTTATTACCGGAATTACAGGAAGCGTGCTGGCAGAATTTATTTTTAAAATATTTAAAATCAGCCATCCTATTTCAAAAGGGCTGGCTTTAGGCACCAGCGCTCACGCTATAGGTACTTCAAAGGCTTTGGAATTAGGGGAAATTGAGGGAGCCATGAGCAGCTTATCTATAGCGGTGGCAGGACTGCTGACTGTGGCGGTAGTGCCTATTATAGCAAATTGGATTTAA
- a CDS encoding CidA/LrgA family protein gives MKYVKEIALILGVSLAGEFLNQTLPLPVPAGVYGLFLLLAGLLTGIVKIEHVDDTGNWLLDTMPLMFVPVSVGLMESFGELKGILLPFVFISFISTVIVMAVTGLLAEWIIKRKMKNKETEV, from the coding sequence ATGAAATATGTAAAAGAAATTGCGCTGATTTTAGGCGTTTCCCTGGCAGGCGAGTTTTTAAATCAAACCCTTCCTCTTCCTGTTCCTGCAGGTGTGTACGGACTTTTTCTGCTTTTGGCAGGTTTGCTGACAGGGATCGTAAAAATAGAGCATGTAGACGATACGGGAAATTGGCTTTTAGATACTATGCCTTTAATGTTTGTGCCTGTGTCTGTAGGACTGATGGAAAGCTTTGGGGAACTAAAGGGGATTCTTTTGCCCTTTGTCTTTATTTCATTTATATCTACAGTTATTGTAATGGCAGTTACAGGATTGCTGGCAGAGTGGATTATTAAAAGAAAAATGAAAAATAAGGAGACGGAAGTATGA